The genomic interval CAAGGTGCACCTGGCCGATGAGGACCTGATGATGCCCCTGACGGTGCGGCCCAGGGACACCGTGATGGACTTGCGGGCTCTCCTGGTCCGGGAGGGCATCACCTCCTGGAAGAAGACGTTTTATTACAACTCCAGGCAGCTCGAGGAGCATGAGACCCTCAAGGAAGCCAATATCCAGAATGGTTCTGTCCTGCTCCTTGTCAGCAATAAAAGGTAGGCGAGGAGCTCGTCTGCCCTGGGGGTGGTGCAGAGGAAGGGGAATGCTCGATGTGTCTCAGCCCCTTGGGACAGTTTATTGTCAGGGTTTGTAGAAAGCAGACCAGGAACTCAGATCCTGCCATTTCCAGCAGGATTGAGGCCCCAGGCTCTTCAAATCCAGACATGTGCTGTGGAATAAGCAGCTCATGGGAGGTTGCTGCTGCCTGTCCTGTCTCTGGTCAGGTCTCGTTTTCCTGGATATGCAGCCAAGCACAGAGAGAGAAACATGACAAGAAAAAGGCAGGGGAGGTTGTGAGACGTGGGAGAGTGTTTGGGAACCTCTTTCTTGTCCTGTTGTGCCTGTGTCTCCCTGCTTCTCTGTAGGAAATGC from Melospiza melodia melodia isolate bMelMel2 chromosome 7, bMelMel2.pri, whole genome shotgun sequence carries:
- the TINCR gene encoding TINCR ubiquitin domain containing, which produces MDTLRRSLSRWKRYHIKVHLADEDLMMPLTVRPRDTVMDLRALLVREGITSWKKTFYYNSRQLEEHETLKEANIQNGSVLLLVSNKR